The following is a genomic window from Malus sylvestris chromosome 12, drMalSylv7.2, whole genome shotgun sequence.
CTGCAAGCTTGAAGAGTAGCCAACATCGTGAGCTCATCAGGGGCAAACCCTTCTCCCTTCATTGATTCAAAAAGTGAAAGTGCTTTGTTGCCTTCTCCATGAAGGGCATGTGCAGAAATTATGGCATTCCAGGATACGCAATCACGACTATTCATACCATTGAACATTTGATAAGCTTCTTCAATGCTACCACATTTGGCATACATGGTAATTACAGCATTAGATACAGTGGAATTGGCTTCAAATCCAGCTTtaatagtgcaagcatggagactcTTCCCCCTTTCTAAGCAAGCTTCTTCAGCTGCTACACTAAGGAGTCGTGAATACGTTATGAAATCTGGATTTACACCAGACGACCTTAACTGACTAAATAAGACCATGGAATCCTCTTCAACATCTCTATGTTGTTCCATGAATCCAACAAGTAGTGCATTAAATGAAGCGGTGTTTTTACCTGAAAGGCCATTAAAAACCTGTCTTGCAGATTGAAGGCTCCCACATTTAGCGTATGTGTCAATCAACGCAGTCCCAACATTGACGCAAGAGTCAAAATCAAGCTTTATGCAAAATGCATGGATCTGACATCCCAATTCCAGATTTCTGCACTCTGAACAGGCATCAAGCACGGTAGATAAACAGCTAGAATCAACACAAATACCTTGATCAAGTATTTTTAAGACAGCATCAAGGGCCATATCCCCACGGCCATTTTTAACATACATTGACAAAAGTGCGGTCCAAGAAATTAAGTTTCTCTCATCCAGTAAATAAAACATTGCCTCAGCTTCTTCAACCATCCCGTGCTTTCCATACATGGTTATTATTGCATTTCCAACAGAAGTTTCACCCATAATACCATACTTGACAGCAAGCCCATGTAATTGCAAGCATTCATCCACACCCACATCTCCAACGCATGCACTAATCAGATTGGTAAAAGTATAATCATTTGGCTCTAAGCCAGAACTCAGAAGATCTATAAAGACCCCAATTGCTTTCTCTCCACAGCCCGCCTTCCCATATTCTAAAATCATATAATTTAAACACTGAACATCTTTGTAATCCATGTCATTGAACACTTTCTCTGCACCACCCAAGAAGCCACTTCTAGAGTACAAAGAAACCAAAGAAGTGGCCACAAAAACATTCTCCTGAAGCCCACTTTTTACAACAAAACCGTGAACCTGTTCCCCACTTCTCCGGTCTTCAAGTGAACTACACGCCTCCAAAATCACTGAGCATGTATGCTCGTTAAGCTTCTCGTCGCTGCAAAACATATCACGTGCAACGTGGAAGACAGATTCAAGGTCACCAATATCAGAATACCCCTTCATGAGAGAAGTCCAAGTGATTGTGTTTCTAACAGGCATTTCATCGAAAAGGTGATGTGCATCATCCAGTCTTTTGAATTTCGAGTACAAGTTGACAAGATTGTTGCCCTGAAATGTGTCATTCTGGCAGCCACATTTGAGTAAAAATGCATGAATTGCCTGACCCAGAATGAGGATTTGGGACCCAATTGAGAGTTGGAGGAGCTGAGGCCAGTCATTGAAGAGAAGTGTGTATTCTCGTTGTTTGAGGAAGGTTGTGCCTTCCAGCCTAGTGCATACATAAGTTGAGATAATCAGATAAAATGATGCATTACTAAGCAGAAAATTCGAGTAATAACCGTCATTGGCCATAATCAGACAAACAAATGAGAGTATGTATAACACCTCCATGGTACCCACCACccgttgggggggggggggggaggaggaCAAATTGTTGAACAAATGAAAGTTAAATATTGATTTATCAATGTTCTTTTGGTTTCATACTCCTAATCATTTCACGGCCAGACATGTGCATATTATTATATAAGAGAGCAACAGGACAAGCAATTGTGGTAAAGAAATATTATGGTCTGGATGTTCACGTGCAGGTCAATTAATGTGTATTATGTATGTAGGATATGTGAGTGTGTTTCACCTGCAGAAGCAGATGTGTATAGTTATAGATTGGCAAATGATGTTTAAACATTTACGGTTATATTTATCTATAAATCTATGTATTACATTGTGCAAACTTATGTTGCATCATAACAACGGATAGCTTTTTGAAGAAAAGTATGCCGTAAATATTATCATGCTAGTATTGCTTCTGAGTCTACTAGCTTATCACTTCTGATTCTACTTTATGCATTTACGTTGAATTTATTAAAAGATGATTAgttaaataggaaaaaaaaaaaaaagcaggacAATTACACACCCCACTCCTTGCATATCAAATCAGCCCCACCTTTTGCCAGTAAGCTCAACAACAGGGTCCATATGTTCTTCTGGCACCTCCACAGTGGCGATCTGCAAGCAATCCAAATGACAGAAATGACTGATATCAGACGAGTGGTATGATCTGTAACTCATAACGATATTTGCCTCTAGAAAAGAAAAGTAAGTATTTGGCAATACCGTTTCTATATTTGTAAAATTGATATTTGcctcaagaaaagaaaagaaagtatTTGGCAATACCATTTCTATATTTGTAAATTTGTACAAACCAAGGGCATCACAGTTTT
Proteins encoded in this region:
- the LOC126593328 gene encoding pentatricopeptide repeat-containing protein At2g33680-like isoform X2; translated protein: MQGVGLEGTTFLKQREYTLLFNDWPQLLQLSIGSQILILGQAIHAFLLKCGCQNDTFQGNNLVNLYSKFKRLDDAHHLFDEMPVRNTITWTSLMKGYSDIGDLESVFHVARDMFCSDEKLNEHTCSVILEACSSLEDRRSGEQVHGFVVKSGLQENVFVATSLVSLYSRSGFLGGAEKVFNDMDYKDVQCLNYMILEYGKAGCGEKAIGVFIDLLSSGLEPNDYTFTNLISACVGDVGVDECLQLHGLAVKYGIMGETSVGNAIITMYGKHGMVEEAEAMFYLLDERNLISWTALLSMYVKNGRGDMALDAVLKILDQGICVDSSCLSTVLDACSECRNLELGCQIHAFCIKLDFDSCVNVGTALIDTYAKCGSLQSARQVFNGLSGKNTASFNALLVGFMEQHRDVEEDSMVLFSQLRSSGVNPDFITYSRLLSVAAEEACLERGKSLHACTIKAGFEANSTVSNAVITMYAKCGSIEEAYQMFNGMNSRDCVSWNAIISAHALHGEGNKALSLFESMKGEGFAPDELTMLATLQACSYNGLWETGLRLFNEMEPKYGTKSGIEHFACMVDLLGRSGNFSEAIDFIHRSPFPDSPMLWRTLVNVCMLSGNLNYGMLASKRLLDLQPEDAGSYILVSNMYARGGMFDEASKVRTVMNDLKVNKEAGCSWIEVDNKFHYFVASDMDHPKSAEIYAELNLLKVLINKTVRIDVISI
- the LOC126593328 gene encoding pentatricopeptide repeat-containing protein At2g33680-like isoform X1, producing MEMATCTFHCSSSSIPNPRSTSISSPLPVAKQLYAFTLPSSSTAKITTISAPRNPSPLTRQSNASSPKPLKPPPPKKIATVEVPEEHMDPVVELTGKRLEGTTFLKQREYTLLFNDWPQLLQLSIGSQILILGQAIHAFLLKCGCQNDTFQGNNLVNLYSKFKRLDDAHHLFDEMPVRNTITWTSLMKGYSDIGDLESVFHVARDMFCSDEKLNEHTCSVILEACSSLEDRRSGEQVHGFVVKSGLQENVFVATSLVSLYSRSGFLGGAEKVFNDMDYKDVQCLNYMILEYGKAGCGEKAIGVFIDLLSSGLEPNDYTFTNLISACVGDVGVDECLQLHGLAVKYGIMGETSVGNAIITMYGKHGMVEEAEAMFYLLDERNLISWTALLSMYVKNGRGDMALDAVLKILDQGICVDSSCLSTVLDACSECRNLELGCQIHAFCIKLDFDSCVNVGTALIDTYAKCGSLQSARQVFNGLSGKNTASFNALLVGFMEQHRDVEEDSMVLFSQLRSSGVNPDFITYSRLLSVAAEEACLERGKSLHACTIKAGFEANSTVSNAVITMYAKCGSIEEAYQMFNGMNSRDCVSWNAIISAHALHGEGNKALSLFESMKGEGFAPDELTMLATLQACSYNGLWETGLRLFNEMEPKYGTKSGIEHFACMVDLLGRSGNFSEAIDFIHRSPFPDSPMLWRTLVNVCMLSGNLNYGMLASKRLLDLQPEDAGSYILVSNMYARGGMFDEASKVRTVMNDLKVNKEAGCSWIEVDNKFHYFVASDMDHPKSAEIYAELNLLKVLINKTVRIDVISI